AGTATCTGCTCAGAGCAGGAGTGACATGTCTGAAAAAGCCTTCACACTCCGCGTACTCACTCGAAGCGATCACGCTAAACGTTCTGACAGAAGTGTTTGCGGGTCGCACAATTGCTTTCCTGCACATTGCTGAGCGTCAGTGAGAGAAAGGCTCTTCATTACAGGTCTAGATAATAAAACTAAGCACACGCCCTTCCTTCCTTATTTGCGAGGAATTGATAATCGCAGAAATCCACCAAGACAAGGATGCATTGAGTAAAGCTCAAATAGCAGCTGCAGAACAAGAGCACTTCCTGTTCTGTATAGCTGTGTATTGTTCTCGGGGAGGTCTGCTCACGAGTGATATACAGTTATAATGTATTGCGGTCGGCCCGGTCACAGCTAGTGCTTGCTCAGGGACAAATGCAGTTGGAtgttgttgacttttttttttgttgtcacgATCATAGCTCTCTTATCTTTTGACATCTGTGCACTGTAGATGTTTCATGTTATTTTCTGTGCTTGACTCGATCCCTGATGTGCGATCCAGAGACGGGTGAGTGACGTAGAAGTAGTGGTTAACTTAGGTTAGACTGAGTGGTTTGACAATTTTGTGTGATGTGCTCTAGATGTTGTCCCCCTCTTCTCATTGCTCCTATTCTCAAAGCTTTGACTGTGGCAGGAACAACTAACATACATGTGACTTATTTATGTAATTCATATGTGACGCACCAAGTCTTATCCAAACAGAATATTATTGCGGAATTATTAAATTGACAAAATGATAATGCAAACTTTtaatggtttttttttaacatgataAATCTAGTCCTGGCCAAGATAAGTGACAGTCAGTTATAGATTACACATTATATCTCACAAGACATAAAGgctatatttatgtttttaatttaaaaactaatttgtaattattttactAAATTGCATGTTAAAAAGGTATCATAAGTTTCAAgatattttatgtaaatatgaCAAGAACGACACATATTTAAATACCACATATATGAGACCAACTAATCAAATTCACCATTAAAAGTGCAAAACACTACCTTTGTAGAACTGCCAAACAGCATCACAAATGACCATTACATTCAGTCGATGGCACTCTACTTAAGTTATTCACCTGCCACGGTGAATCAACTTCATGTAATGAATGTGCCACAGTGTGAGATGGACTTTGGGCTGCACGTGACGTCTAAAAACTGTCCCTACCCAAGCAGCAAATGTCTGACCTGGACACCAAGATCCAGGAGAAAGCCCGGCGGGTGGACATGGACATCTGCCGGCGGATCGACATCACGGCCAAACTGTGCGACGTGGCTCAGCAACGCAACTCCGAGGACATGTCAAAGATGTTCAGCATCGGCCCGGCCCGGCCGCTCCCAGAGAAGGTGGGTGCCCGTCTGCCGTTTCACTGTTTGACGGTAATCGAAGAAAAAATTACGGAGTTCTTCTGTGAAAGAGAAACAGTCAGCAACTAAATGAAATCAGAGCTGCCAGTGGCCGACCGGCTCGTCGTGTACTCTGTGACCCTTCTAAAAGGTGATGGGATGCATGTCTGCATGCTCGcagacccacacacaaacataataaCACACCGAATACTCACAGGAGTAACGTTAACACATGcaccagcacacgcacacagaaaggTGAAATGCTGAAGTGGCAACTCTTGCTGCACACAAGGTTATCGTATTGCGCCGACGGCGCTGGCTAAGGATCAAGTATAAATCCACCGTGACTCTAGCTGGTGACTTGAAAGTATGCACATGCAGTCTGTCCAGTGCAGATGTTTTAATGGTGGTGGAAACACTGAATTAAATGCATGTTTGGCTCGTTCGGAGAATTTTTCCCTCTGGACCCTCAAGCAAAGGGGTTacgttattttgtgtgtgtgtgtgtgtctttcacagGGGGCTATGGcctgctgcaggagaaaagAGCGCAAAGCTGTGTCCGACGAGGAGAGTTCAGAGATGGATGCCGAGCCCAGCCCTCCGGAGGACGACGTCCCCGGTTCGCTCAACATCACAGACGAAATGAAACGCATGCTCAACCAGCTGTAAGCGGCTCTCAGACACGCATACATGCGACGAGgatgcacaagcacacacacacacacacacacacgagaataAGAATAGAATCTGCTTTTATTGGGCCTAAAAGTATTTTGTACCAGTAAGACGTTGTTCTGATGGAATCGCTCTGCGTATTCCTTCACTTCCCTCTAGTGTTTATTCAAAGGGTTGCATACAGGACGCCCATCGGGCAAAACTAAGCAGATTTACATACTACTACTGACTGCTCTGGTTTTTTCTGTAAACTCTTCCTTCCGTCTGTTTGTCGCATCTTCCTCTTTGCTCGTGACCTTTGCCGAATCTGCTGTATGTTACACtacttcttcctctccctccctcctgtcctctccGGTCCCTGTCCTTGTCCCTGCGCAGACATTGCTCAGATAACTCCTTTGTTGCCAGGCGCGAGACGTTTGAAATTGACGACGACTGCGACAGTCTGACGTGGGAGGAAAACGAGGAGACTCTGCTGCTGTGGGAGGACTTTGCAAACTACAACTTACCGTGCGCCGTCCCCGCAGCGGCCGGCGCTGCCGCCGGGCCCTCCGACGGCAACGGGGAAGCCGCCGATCCGGTGAGTCCTGTCTGCGTCTGTGGAGGGTTTTGAAGTCAAGCGAGGCGACGTGCCGATGGATCATCGCGGTGGGTTTTGCTGTGTCAGACGTTCACTCGTGCATTTTGAATAAGACTCCTGCCCGGTCTCTCTAAGGACTCCCAGGATGGAAGTCTTGGCAGCCTCATTGATGAGACAGAGTCCCTCTTCAAGACCAGAGATGAGGAGTACCAGGAGACCATCGGACAGATTGAGGTAGACGACGTGCACTTGCGAGCATAAAGCCGgattaaaagcaaaacaaaaagataaaagattaaagataaaaaagaaaattttgaatttttctttttttatgaccGTTTGTGAAATGTGATATCCAACATTGCCGTTTGATTCACCACCAATATATGGTATAATTCTCTTAGTTTCAATTGgtaaagtatatatttttgtatattaaCTGCTAGAAATGTATGGGTTTAATGTGTAGTATGAACTAGGGACAAAGCTCTTGAGTCTAgaacagtggttctcaactggtctggctccgggacccaccatcaccccttaatgacaagccgcgacccaaatctaacattctcaacttctcaaatttatttaatggaaATATGGTgctgagatagtatggagacagaatacgtatgcaaacacaaaaacaagtttaatgaaaaaacaaaacagccagcttttaattcaaattttcattttcccaggcaaaagccagcgacccattaaaaacaggtccgcgacccaccagttgagaatcactggtcTAGAAAATACtctatatacaaataaaataatgtcaaaTACGATTTTGATCTATTTTTCTTCAACATGTTGAATCAATACGGCaatgttatattatattctaTGTCATCATCTCCTCTCCTAGATGGAACTGGCCACAGCAAAGAGCGACATGAACCGACATCTGCACGAGTACATGGAGATGTGCAGCATGAAAAGAGGCCTGGACGTGCAGATGGAGACCTGTCGGAGGATGATTAAAGTCGGCAGGAACTCTCCCTCCGCCAGCTCCGTGGCCAGCAGCGACTCAGGGAACACAGACGAGATCCAGGACGAGGTCTCGGAGAAGGACGCAGAGGCACTGGTCCCCGTTAGCTGATGGCCGCACAGCCGGCCGTTGTCCCACCACttaccaaaccccccccctcatcacaggggTCACCTAACCTACGTTTGGGCCTGTTTGACCTGTTAAAGTTCTGATGCTCAGGACCTGAACTGGTGCTTCAAtactatttttgtgtgtgttcgcgtCTTTGCGTCACACAAAGAATGGGTGCAAAAAGAGTCCTTGTTCCTCTCTGCTGCCGCGCTGGATCCGTTTCCAGAGCTTCACATCATTTTAGGGCAGAGAGAAATAATATGTAATTGTTTTACACTCGCTGAGAAGTATTTTCTACAAATTCTTACCCAATTAATGTCCTTTTATTCTAAAGGAATTTAAAATAGTACATATTGTGCTCCTCCAcatataattatttaaaaaaacgatCATGCATATTTTCACATACCTTTATGTTCAGTTTGAGGAAAAACGTATGTGCACCTGAAGTGGGACATCATTTGGTTTTGCTTGCGGTCCAAATTTAACTGTTGTTTTAAGTGTCTTCTGCCAAGGAGACGAAACAAGGACTGAAGGCAAATGGTGCAACAGTTCTGGTGGTTTCTGAGGGAACTCTGCAGAGTTGCCAAAggcggaagaggaaaggagcACAGCCTTCTGATGCATCGGTGCACTACTGACATTCTATGCAACGAGCTGGCCTTATTCTTGGACTGGCTTTCATccttctttgtttctctttgaaCCGATACAATTAGCCTTTTCAGCAAAGCAGGTGTTTTCTATGTATCATTTTGAGAActcgtttttgtgtgtgtgtgtgtttgagcgtaAAATAATCTCACTGATTTATGGGAACTGACTTATATCTTCATTTGTTACTTTAGCAGTCAACATCTGCCTGATGCTCCTTGCTACTCAAACAAGTAGTGCGTTGTTCCGTTTCTGATGTACTCTACTGAGCAAACCTAGTTCTCATCTACGACAGATTATTTTGCGCTCATCTAAACGTGTGATTTGAAATATCTTAAAATCCTGTATTTTTATGAAAGAAATTCAAAGTGAAGTAATTGAATCCAAACAATGCCCTCCAACGtcttatgaaaaaaaacaaaagacgcaTTTTGAAAACCTCCATGGATTGTTATGTGTGTGGTTATTATGAGCTGTTATCCTGCTGTCCTGCAAGGGACTCTGTTCCAGATGTGCTGCACATCCTGCTGTGTCTCTTGTGAAGCGGGGCTTAAGGTGTCAGATGGTACATCGAGGGCTGCGGGCATGTGAGCGTTTACCCCCAGAGGCCTTTTAGTTCATATTAAGTCTCCTTGCAACCGACTGAGATGTCTCACAGTTGCGTTCTTCAGCGCTCTCGCTGGGTTAGGGTAGAAAGTGGCCGACGCacggggggcagaggggggatTTCTATCACCTCTGTGTAAGATAATGTGTGTACGGTTTGCTGGATCAAAGATGAATTAAGTGCTACTTCTATCTTGAAGTTTTATAGAAGCAAAATGTTAATATTCGggcctttttgttgtttcagcATGTTTGTGTGGAGAAAGAAGCTATGAgtctttcttttgtatttttttaactaaataGCTGCAATGCAGACTGTTTGAGAACCCTAATCATGAATTAATTGTGgcataaattgtatttttcactgTTTTGTAATCATTCTATGTTAACCCTAGTGTGTTATTGTCATCATACTCAGTTATTATTTCTGCAGGATTATTAAACTTGATTCAGGCGTTATAGTCACTTGCCGGCCGTGTCAGATCATAAAAAACACTCACAAAAAGGGTGAGAGGCCATTTTATCCTTCACATCATTTTATGTTTGAATCGATGTAAAACCAGCCTGACAGAGACGCTCTTTTACTGGTACCGTTTTGTTTATGAATGGAGCGGCTGTGACATCCAGACGCTCAGTGACACACGGCCTGTAGGCGGCACCACAACACCGTCACGGCCGTCAGCCAGCCAAAGCAGAGTGTACAGTAACGGGACAGAGACGGACATCAATCTATGAATACTACTAACTCTGGTGCTGTTAGTTcacgcccaccaccaccaccgtgcgTGTTTATTTCGCAGACATTTACTGGATTTTGGAGACATTATATTAATTGTATTTTGGGGCAGGTGAATGACATCCAGCTGGTAACACTGTAGCAACACTCAGAGTGAATGTCGTTCTATTGGAGGATCCTCTACAGACCTTACAGACAAAAGCTGAGCAAAAGAAATGCAGCAGTTCAAATCCAGGGATATACGGTGTGCTGTTATAAGAGACCTTGGTATATTTTTGCTTTAATAAACGGGTTCTTACATGACCAACTTACAGTATGTGTGTAGCGGTGTGTAAACTCTGTCCGGGCGGATGTGAATCTTTCATACTAAAAGGGTTTTATAGCCTTGTTTTTTATCACGGGGGCGATGGGTTTAAATGGTTGCGGTAGCAGTTGTGTCAACATACAGTTTTAGGTGTTCATAGACAAACCGCTTTGCTTGGTTGTTACTTTGTTACTTATGTTACTTAATTCATAAACGTGATGGGGATAAACGGAGCAGCAATACCTGTGGCCATATTATGGTGAAATCCGCTGTATTGGATATTggggtttgtgttttatttgcatcACAGGAAGCTTCCTGTGGGGTTCATTTAAGGTGGATTATCTGTCTGCTTTCATggaattactttttcttttagatttattattatttttgtttaaacttaTTGATACAATGTATTCATGTCTGAGGAAGGTTGTTTCCAAGTTATGAATGTAATCGATTGGTATtggagggaaataaataaaatggtggATTGGATAGaaatcagtttatttttatttatatcatcattgtttattattaaaaacacaaaagatttGAAACATTATACTaatcagaaaatgttttttgtaataATGTAGATAATGTTCTTATAGATAAAGTTAGATATAAATTACGTGTATTATTAACATGTTGACCAATTTCTGAAATCAATGAAACAGTTTATTAGTCCTTAGTTTATTACTCTTACTGTAATAAATAGTCTCATGGTCATTAGACCATTAACGTATTGAATCACTTTACTTAAACTGGTCATTAATGGTATTCATTCCAAAATATAGTTTGTGGttctattttatatttttaaagcaGGCTTATTTTGACTGAACTTTTATACGCACCTGTAGAAGTCCTAATCTCACAGACGTCCTACAAAGCTCAGTATTTTAACCATTGATATGCAATTTGTTCAAATAAGCcgtaaaaacaatacatttagaatagtatatttattatataaaacaTGGGTTTTTATGCAATGGAAAGAAAGTCAAtataatgcaaataaaaaaacacataaaatattatttttactcTGAACACGTTAAAAGATTCTGCTACCGAACAAATAAATGTAGAGAATTGGCCTTGACTTATTATACCTTAAACATGTAATATTAAAACCACCAGTTTAATGTTTGATTGTATCTCTTAAAAGTTAGTCAGGAACAGCAGCTATAAAGTCCAATTTCCTCTGTCTGAAAGAGTCCAACATGAGCCAACCAGCTCACAAGTTCCCCACCAGTCAACAGATATATTAAATGAGTTCTCCTCTCTGATTTACCTTTATTCTATCAGAGTCCACCTCTCCCTCATTTTTACCCTTCTGCTTCGAGGAAAACAATCCTTTTGGCCACGTCCTGCTCGCCGTACTTCTCTCGCAGCTGCTGTCGGACTTCGGGATCCGCTGAGAACAAAAGACTGTCGTCGCAGCGATTCCACACCGGCCCTGAAATGGAGGTGGGATTCAAAAGCTGCTCCAGGGCGGCGGAGAAGTCTCCGCTGGTCTTCAACAGGGCTTTGGTCACACTGACCAAGTCCTGGAACAAAAGATAGCTGTTGCGTTAGTTTGGGGAGACGCTAACTCAACGAAGCGAATACAACCATACAAAGAGCACCTGTCGGAGGCCTCTGCTGCTCACCTGGTTGGTCTGGCTCATCAGTTCTTTGATTCGCTGTTTGTCCTCGTCCAACTGCACCTGGGTCAGCGAAAGGACGGCGTCTGTGTGCACCGCGGCCCGCGGTTTGGACGGAGCTACGGGATGGTCCCCGATAATGGACTGAGAGTCCTCCTGAGATTCACTGTCAAATATGAACAGGTGGACTTTGGAGGGCGCATCGACAGCCTCGCTGGCCACAGGTGCAGGGAGGCCGTTGCCGGCGGGCGGCTCGGCTTCCGGCGTGTCCCCCTGGGGACTCGCTACTAGTTCGGGGCTGGACGCCGTGGAAACGGCACCTGTAGCCGTGTCCGATGGCGGCGGCAGACGCTCTGCTGATGTGGGTCGCGTCGCGGCCGCTTCAGTCGGGGTTTGGATATCAGGACCGGCATCCTCATCCGACTAAGAGATGGGAGGAGAAGAGTAGAAATAGacacagagaaaagagagacaCTGCGGATTCGGCTACGTGACAGTGATATGATCCTTTGAGTTTAAACCTAAAATTAAGGCTATATCTGTGGAGTTGAACCCCATTCATTTCAATTAATGAAGTGGAAAGTAACAGCTACCAGAGTTGAAATCATTTGAACCCCTTAGATGGTGTCTTACCTCACTTCCATCTTcaaattcctttatagccatcTCTAGAATCCCcaactttctcttttctttcttcttctgtggtgctgAATTAGACTCCGTACCTGGTGAACAGGAATGGAAGATGaatgaaagaaaggaggagaagaagagggatcATCTCAAGTATCTTGAAATTAAGCTTTTTAACACATCGGATTTTTGTACTCTGCTGTAGCACAAACCTGCTTGTGTTTCAGGGACGGCAGCttctcccgtctcctcctctcctgctgcccCGCTGTCTCCTCTGGGTCTCTTAGGAGGAGGCTGTTCTCCTACCGTGTCCACTTGAAGAGCGGACTTGGTTTTCTTCGAAGGCTGCGGAGATGCCGGTGGACGCCCAGGAGAAGTCGTCGATGATCGGAGTTTCCTGCTGTACGGTTCGGGCAGGCGAGGCATCTCGGGTGCGAGCTGCCTCCGCGTTGCTCTGCGCTCTAGTTGATCCAGCTTGGGGGAGACTTTCTGCTTCTCCTTGGACTTTTTCGGAGAAGATGTGGCATGCAGGTACTCgggctcagctggaggagaaccgCATGGCGCACTTTTTTGAGGGGACATGACGTGCGTTTGTGGTTCTTCCGCTTCTGGTTCTGCACTCTCAGCTGTATCAGTCTGTGGGTCCAAACAAGGTCCCTCAGGGTGGGGAGAGTTTGACGTTTCAGCTTCTGCAGCCTCCCCGCATTTGCTCTCCGACGGTTGTTCATCGGCCTGTGGGTCCACATGTTTCACTTCCTCCTGGGGAGGGATGGATGTTTCAGCTTATACCGTTTCTACCGTAACAAATGGGGATTATTGCAGGCAGTAAATTCTGGTTACCACTTGTGTTTGGTCGGTTTCCATCAAACGGGTTTGAGCAGAGGCAGGATCTTCTGGACGGGAGGCTTTTTGAACAGCCGTCTCTTCATGGTCTTTTACCTAAGAGCAGACGGAGGAGAAAAGTCAGGCTTCATTTCCATAAAATATGCAACTATCGGGAGTCTGAAAGTATTCCAACAATGAATTTGTATTTTGATGGAACATATGTGAATGAATTCTTTACGGTGTGTGTTGGGAGAAAGCACTGCATGGTTTTCACTGGTTGATTAAACCGTTTGTCAACCAGGAGCCATCGATTAGAACGCACGCCAGACAAGATGTTCCTTTGGAAGGTTTATTAATAGTCGAAACAAGCTGTGAGGTTCTAAAACAGATACATGAAATAATTAGCAGACCTCTACACAATGGAACATGTCTGCATACGTATAGAAGATACTTGAAAGTCTAGGTATAAATAACAATTCCAATCTTACACATTTGAAAGCTTTCGGCTTCATTGCAACATCGACAGTGTtacaaaacattacattttacattcgaacacagagacaaaatgaCAGCATTCATAAACAGTTATTGGCTTCTGACGCGCCACAATGCGAACAAAGAACAAGCAGCCGATTATATTGGACAAGATCACAGTCTAAATGGTATAAAATACACCTTTAATGAACTAATACAGAACTTTGCATTCCTTACTGgttgtttgcacacacacacacacacacacacacacacacacacacacacacacacacacacacacacacacaacacttgaATATCTTTACAGCTGCGGCTGTACTTTACGTCGCCACTCTGAACCTTTCCACTAACTTTGTGCTGGTTGTATTAAGAAGATGACAACGGTCTTCTTCCGCAAACAACTTGGCGTAGTGCAGTTCCTACGGGCTGCTTCTCTGAAACCCGTCGCTAGGTGTCGTCCTTCGTCACAGCTGCCCACAAAATCTGTGTCAGTCAGCCACGTCCTTCGGACGTCTTCAAAAGAGTTCGGGTCTGAGCGGTGACGTACAGCTCAGCTTTAACTAATCTCACTGCTTTCTCCAAGGCACATCCAGAGCGTGTTACCCCTCGACCTGGAGTTTAGCCCGATGACCTTTGAGCGTGCGGTGCATCGTTTTGAACTCCTCCTTTGAGATGAGTGCCTCGGTCAGAGACAAGCTCTGCCGGCTTGCCCCTCCGTGCAATGGGAGGAGTCAGTATCCAGATGTTTAGGTGCACGGACCCAAGTTGTCAGACACTTCAAAAAGTTCCCCTATCTTTTCTCGTGGTGACGACCGTCCTTTATCGTGAAGGGTCCAAAACGGTCTATTCctgtagaaaacaaaatggaGGTTTGACTGTGAGAGGTTTGCCATCTTGGGCACAACAGCAGTGGCTCTCCACCTGTGGTAGTCGGGCAGGACCGCTGATGGCGCTTTACAGCTTCATGGTCATGCAGAATCCAGTATTTGCAGCGAAGCTCAAAAGCAAATAAGTCCTTCTGAGATTGTCTTCAAACTGCTCTCTGCTTCCTGGTAACCTGGTGCGGGAAAGCTGTCTTGATTAGCAGGCTGTTTCGTGGCGGGACTGTTCAGAATCCTGTCTCTCCAGAGACCGGGTTTTGGCGTCAGAATTCAGGTGTCTGGCAAGGTCTTGGCTCCACTTACTTTTAGCAGACAGTTCGAACAGTGTGAGGTCACAAATGGGTTGTTAGTCCACGTACTTGCAAGCCTGGACGTCAGTGAGCTTCTGGATCTCAGCTACTCTTGTTCCACCAAATACAGGATTGTAAGCCAAGTGAGGACGGTTGAGGAAGCTGTCCAGAAGACAACGTCACAGAGCTCCACAGTtagctcttcttttttttcaccagtaATGGGGCCAATTCTGACCGTGCAGTGGTTAGTGCAGCACAGAGCTCCAGCCTCGGCACAGTTTGCCGTTTCTTTGGAGCCCCTCCGGATCTGGCAGTTAGGAACGACACTTCCACACAGAACCTGTGTGTTCTCTGGGCGGAGGTAGGCCACGGAGCAGTAAGCCTTTTCTGAAGCATCAGCGGTGATGTGCAGGTCTCGCTGAAGGTTGGAAATGTCCATTCCACAGCCCACGTGGCAGCGAGGCAGTGAAATATGAGACAGATGCTGCAACTCCTCCTCCCACGTCAGACTTGGCTTCAGAACATCATCAAGCGATGGCAGGTCGTCCCAGACGCTTTTTTCCCCAGAAGTGCTGCACAAGAATCTCACGTTGCGAAAGGGGACAATAAAGCCCAGCGGGTCGGTCAGGCGTGCCAGAACCCGGTATACATTTCTCATGGTGGGTTTGGGAGGATCCAGCCTCCGGTATTTATTCTTCAAGGCGTCTGAATTGCAGAGCAAGTGGAGTCCCAGGGCAAGCTCTTGTGGGTCAGGGTTCCACAACTCACTGTTCTCAGATCTGGCTCCTGCTAGAAGGTGGCTGATGCACAGCAGGGGGGGCTACATGGGTTTTAATGGCTCACCTACAGTCGGTTTGTCGACAAGTTGTCGGCTTCTTTAAAGAGAGGAGGTTGTCCACATAAAACGAATTTCTACTGACATCCTCACCGGGCTGACGGTGGTCGAACACGTGTTCCTGCCACGCAAAGGTTGCCCAGCAGGGGGCTACATTTAGTGCCAAACGGCCGGGCGTGGCATGTGTAGATGCTTGGTGGTTCCTCGGCCTTCAGGCCTTCTGCCTCCCTTCTGATGGTGACAGTATACAAAGCAGACTGGGACCAGGCTGCAGTGGCAGCAGCTTGTTGAGGTTCATTCCCTTATACACAAAGGAGCATTGAAAACAATCCTGTTCTTTCCATTGTGGCTTACCATGTGATGTGGTATGACCCCGGATTCAGGTGCATCGCTAAGATCCTCCGTTTGCGCTTTTACTTTGTGGCCTGCCTTTTCCAAATCTCCAAGGCGTTGCTCCGAGCGGCGGAGGTTGTCTTCCATCAACCCGTGAAGGGCTCCGAGGATCTCCGGCGTCGTAGCTCTCCGTCGGGGAGAGGCAGGCATACTCTGGAAAGCGGCATCTACGTACTCAGGCTGGATGGGACAGTGAGCTGCCGCTCCTTGTTTGTGAGAGGCGTCAACCTGACGTGATGGTGAATGATGTGCTGGCAGGGAGACGGTGTAATCTTCCATCCAGGCTGGCGGTCGTGTATCTCGGCGTGGACGAACATCCGGAGGACGTGGAGTCCCCTGCTTATATGGGAACATCTGCAGTTACTCCAATCTGGCTCGAAGGACCAAATTGTTTTGTAGACTTGGAAAAGACGGTTTAGATTTCACAGGTTCATAAGAATGGTGCGTCCACCAGGTGGCATGGATTAGAACGCACTCCTGACAAGATGTTCCATTGAACGTTTTATTAATGGTCGAACAAGCGTGTGGTTCTGAAACAGATACATGGAATAATTAGCAAACCCACTTAATGTAACATGTCTGCCTACATATAGAAGATACTTAATACTCTAGGCATTCATATACTACATTGTGCAGGGAGAACAttaattaacatttaacatgaatTACCTATTTACGGCACTTTAGGCTTACAACGTTAGTTTCACATTCAAACCTACAGTATTCATGAAATAGTTATTGGATTCCGATGCTTGCCACAAGGACTACGGTCAACTCAGCAGACACTTGAATTTTAGTGCATCTATATAAACATTCAAATTCAATTATTTGGAATTCAACATACAAAGTAAGACTTATTTCGGAGAAATCTCTCAATTggtaaaattaaataattcattttttgaaATAGTGGCCAGATATGTCCTGAACACAAGTTCATCAGTCCTGTTTGGAATTATTCAGAAAACTGCTTTCATAGGACCTCAAAAAAGTATTAGCTTTTCGAACCTACACTT
The Gasterosteus aculeatus chromosome 17, fGasAcu3.hap1.1, whole genome shotgun sequence DNA segment above includes these coding regions:
- the iffo2b gene encoding intermediate filament family orphan 2 isoform X2, translating into MNSLFYSDRPPGPGCSAPGGSGAVTSALRNDLGSNIHVLKTLNLRFRCFLAKVHELERRNKLLESQLQQALLRTHYRHLYAREVAVQTDGADARMPGTIWSFTHVRRQGERFETLRAPGVTWSHPDGVGVQIDTITPELRALYNVLAKVKRERDEYRKRWEEELSKREQLESKVESMQQSAQESTEVQDELSEKVDRLKAELVVFKTLMGDQMSDLDTKIQEKARRVDMDICRRIDITAKLCDVAQQRNSEDMSKMFSIGPARPLPEKGAMACCRRKERKAVSDEESSEMDAEPSPPEDDVPGSLNITDEMKRMLNQLHCSDNSFVARRETFEIDDDCDSLTWEENEETLLLWEDFANYNLPCAVPAAAGAAAGPSDGNGEAADPDSQDGSLGSLIDETESLFKTRDEEYQETIGQIEMELATAKSDMNRHLHEYMEMCSMKRGLDVQMETCRRMIKVGRNSPSASSVASSDSGNTDEIQDEVSEKDAEALVPVS
- the iffo2b gene encoding intermediate filament family orphan 2 isoform X4, which translates into the protein MNSLFYSDRPPGPGCSAPGGSGAVTSALRNDLGSNIHVLKTLNLRFRCFLAKVHELERRNKLLESQLQQALLRTHYRHLYAREVAVQTDGADARMPGTIWSFTHVRRQGERFETLRAPGVTWSHPDGVGVQIDTITPELRALYNVLAKVKRERDEYRKRWEEELSKREQLESKVESMQQSAQESTEVQDELSEKVDRLKAELVVFKTLMGDQMSDLDTKIQEKARRVDMDICRRIDITAKLCDVAQQRNSEDMSKMFSIGPARPLPEKGAMACCRRKERKAVSDEESSEMDAEPSPPEDDVPGSLNITDEMKRMLNQLRETFEIDDDCDSLTWEENEETLLLWEDFANYNLPCAVPAAAGAAAGPSDGNGEAADPDSQDGSLGSLIDETESLFKTRDEEYQETIGQIEMELATAKSDMNRHLHEYMEMCSMKRGLDVQMETCRRMIKVGRNSPSASSVASSDSGNTDEIQDEVSEKDAEALVPVS
- the iffo2b gene encoding intermediate filament family orphan 2 isoform X3, with the protein product MNSLFYSDRPPGPGCSAPGGSGAVTSALRNDLGSNIHVLKTLNLRFRCFLAKVHELERRNKLLESQLQQALLRTHYRHLYAREVAVQTDGADARMPGTIWSFTHVRRQGERFETLRAPGVTWSHPDGVGVQIDTITPELRALYNVLAKVKRERDEYRKRWEEELSKREQLESKVESMQQSAQESTEVQDELSEKVDRLKAELVVFKTLMGDQQMSDLDTKIQEKARRVDMDICRRIDITAKLCDVAQQRNSEDMSKMFSIGPARPLPEKGAMACCRRKERKAVSDEESSEMDAEPSPPEDDVPGSLNITDEMKRMLNQLRETFEIDDDCDSLTWEENEETLLLWEDFANYNLPCAVPAAAGAAAGPSDGNGEAADPDSQDGSLGSLIDETESLFKTRDEEYQETIGQIEMELATAKSDMNRHLHEYMEMCSMKRGLDVQMETCRRMIKVGRNSPSASSVASSDSGNTDEIQDEVSEKDAEALVPVS
- the iffo2b gene encoding intermediate filament family orphan 2 isoform X1; translated protein: MNSLFYSDRPPGPGCSAPGGSGAVTSALRNDLGSNIHVLKTLNLRFRCFLAKVHELERRNKLLESQLQQALLRTHYRHLYAREVAVQTDGADARMPGTIWSFTHVRRQGERFETLRAPGVTWSHPDGVGVQIDTITPELRALYNVLAKVKRERDEYRKRWEEELSKREQLESKVESMQQSAQESTEVQDELSEKVDRLKAELVVFKTLMGDQQMSDLDTKIQEKARRVDMDICRRIDITAKLCDVAQQRNSEDMSKMFSIGPARPLPEKGAMACCRRKERKAVSDEESSEMDAEPSPPEDDVPGSLNITDEMKRMLNQLHCSDNSFVARRETFEIDDDCDSLTWEENEETLLLWEDFANYNLPCAVPAAAGAAAGPSDGNGEAADPDSQDGSLGSLIDETESLFKTRDEEYQETIGQIEMELATAKSDMNRHLHEYMEMCSMKRGLDVQMETCRRMIKVGRNSPSASSVASSDSGNTDEIQDEVSEKDAEALVPVS